A segment of the Agromyces sp. H17E-10 genome:
CGAGGGTGCCGGCGACGACGAGCGCCGAGGCGGCGGCGAGCGGCGCAACCACGACGAACGGCGTGCGGCGCCGATCAGCCATCGAGCGAGCGCTCGGTCTGGTCGAGCACGCCGAGGGCTGCGGAGGTCGCGGCCTCGGGGTCGGCGGCCTCGATCGCGTGCAGCAGCTGCTCGTGGAGGTCGACCGTGCTCGGGTCGGCGTTGTTCGAGAGACACGAGTTCTGCGCGACCGAGTGCTTGAGCGACGCGTCGAAGCTCGCGTAGATGCCGACGAGCAACCGGTTGTGCGAAGCGGCGGCGACGCCGACGTGGAACGCGACGTCGTGGTCGGCGAACGCGTCGACGTCGTTGCGGTCGATCGCGGTGCGCCGGCGCTGCAGCTCCTCGCGCAGCGCCGCGATGTCGACGTCATCACGATGGAGCGCCGCCTCGCGGGCGGCGAGCACGTCGAGGGCGCGGCGCACCGCGAGCACCTCGCGAGCGTCGGCGACGACGAGGGCCCGCCGCAGCGCCACCTCGGTCGCGTCGCTCGCGATGACGTAGGTGCCGTCGCCCTGCCTCGTCTCGAGCAGCCCGAGTTGCGCGACCGACCGCACGGCCTCGCGCACCGACGGGCGACTCACGCCGAACGACTCGGTGAGCTCGGCCTCGGTCGGGATGCGCGTGCCGACGGGCCAGGAGCCGCTCGCGATCTCGGACTGCAGACGATCGACGACCGAATCGACGATCGACCTTCGCTGGATGGGTTTCACGATTGCCATTCTCTCGACTCTTTCCCCCTCGGGGGAATGTATGGTTATCATACATCTGACAATTCACGTTTCGGCGGACGGCAGCAGCGAAGCCACCGACCGACCTCACGGACAAGGGAGTTCGTTCGCATGACCGACGCGACCGCAACGACGGCCGAGACCGTCGACGACCACCACACGGCGACCGGTGTCGTCGCCGCCCCGGCTCTCGTCGACGCCCACATCCACCCCGACAAGTCGAGTTGGGGCGGGCCGTGGATGTCGCGCCGTCGCGCCGGGTCGCTGCCCGAGTTCATCGCGAACGACCTCGCGACGCAACGCGGCTACACCCGCAGCGTCGAGGAGCGCGCCCACGCGCTCCTCTCGACCGCGCTCGAGCAGGGCACGCTCGCGATGCGCGCGCACGTCGACGTCTCGGCCGAGCTCGGCACGAAGAACGTCGAAGGCGTGCGCGCCGCGGCCGAGCGGCTCGCGCCATGGCTCACCGTGCAGATCGTCGCGTTCCCGCAGTTCGGCCTGCTCACGAACCCCGGCACCCTCGAGGCGATGGCCGCCGCGCTCCAGAACGGGGCCGACCTCGTCGGCGGCATCGACCCCCTCGGTCTCGAGGGCGACGTCGACGGGCACCTCGATGCGGTGTTCGGGCTCGGCGAGCGCGCCGGCCGCGACCTCGACATCCACCTCCACGACCGCGGCGAGCCGGGCCTCGCGCAGATCCGCGAGATCGCGGCCCGCACCCGCGCAGCCGGCATGCAGAGCCGCGTCACCGTCAGCCACGCCTTCGCGCTCGGGGATGCCTCGGCGCCGACGCTCCGGGAGACGCTCGACGCGGTCGCCGCGGCCGAGGTGTGGATCACCAACTGCGCCCTCGGCGACGACCCCGTGCCCGACCTCGACCTGCTCGAGCGCCACGGCGTGCGACTGGCCGCCGGCAGCGACGGCGTCCGCGACTCGTGGACTCCGTTCGGCTCGGGCAGCATGCTCGACCGTGCCCACCTGCTCGCCTATCGCACGGGCGCCATGACCGACGCCGAGCTCGAACGCTGCTACCGCATCTGCTCCACCGAGGGGGCGCGCCTCGTCGGCGCAGCCGACCTCGTGGAGGCCTCCGGCCCGGAGCATCCCACCCGACTGGAATTCACCGGCGAATCGATCGCGCAGATCGTCGTCGACCGCCCGAGGCCCGTCCGCGTGATCCGCGACGGGCTCCCGCTGCCGGGCCGGAACTGACACCCGGCCGCACCACCCCGCCATCCGCACCGCTCACCCCGCACCATCCGCAATCGCACGCACGACGACAAAGGAGTTCCCCCGTGTTCCGACGCCGTATCACCCTCACCGCGGCCGCCCTGGCCGCCGCGAGCCTCGCGCTCGCCGGCTGCACCGGGCAGTCGACCGACCAGAGCGACCAGGCGACCCTGTCGGTCGACCTCGACAACCTCGCCACCACCACCGAGCCCGGCACCGCTCCGGTCGACGAGGTGAAGTGGAACCTGCCCTACGAGCCGATGTCGCTCGACCCGCAGTTCGGGTACAACTACGCCGAGAACACCGCCACCGCGAACCTCTGCGAGAGCCTGCTGCGCATGAAGGCCGACTTCTCGATCGAGCCCGGGCTCGCGTCCGAGGTCGCCCAGCCCGACGACACGACCGTCGTCTACACGATCCGCGACGGCGTGACGTTCTGGGACGGCACGCCGCTGACCGTCGACGACGTCGTCTACTCGCTCGACAGGCAGGTCGGCGAGACCGCGACGAGCTACTTCTCGAGCTACTTCCAGAACGTCGAGTCGGTCGCCGCGACCGGCCCGAACCAGGTGACCGTCAAGCTCACGAAGCCCGACGTGCTCTTCACGCAGGCGATGGCCACGGCGGCCGGCGCGATCGTGCAGAAGGCGGCGGCCGAGTCGCAGGGCGAGGCGTTCGGCACGCCCGACGGCGGGCTCCAGTGCACCGGGCCGTTCTCGCTCGAGGCCTGGAACTCGGGCAAGAGCATCGAGCTCGCCGCCTACCCGGACTACTGGGACGGCGCGCCCCTCGTCCAGAAGCTCAGCTTCAGCTTCATCGCCGACGAGTCGACCGCGGTCAACGCGCTGCGCACGGGCGACGTCGACGGACAGTACTTCTACCTGCCGCCGGCCGGCCTCAGCCAGCTCGCGAACAGCGACGCCGTGACCACCACCTACGGCGACTCGCTCGTGTTCTGGACGATGATGACGACGAACTTCGACGGCGGCCTCGGCGACGACCGCGTCCGTCAGGCGCTCTCGCTCGCGATCGACCGCGAGGCGCTCACGAAGGTCGTGTTCCAGGGGGCGGGCATCCCCGCGACGACCCTCGCGGGCCCGGCGTACTGGGGCTACGAGGAGGAGAAGTTCCAGCAGGCGTGGGACGGGTTCTCGGCCGACCCCGACATCGCGAAGGCCAAGGAGCTCGTCGCCGAGGCCGGCACCGTGCCGCCGATCGTGCTCGCGGTGCAGGGCAGCTCGGCCGTGCACGAGCAGACGGCCAACGTCATCCAGGCGGCCGGCCAGGCGATCGGGCTCGACATCCAGACCAAGGTGATCCCGGTCGAGCAGTTCGGCAACCTCTACTTCGACCCGGCCGCGCGCGAGGGCATCGACGGGTTCTTCACGACCCAGTACGGCAGCTTCGCCGACCCGACCGACGTCTACCAGATGTTCGCGAGCACCGACAGCCACAACTACGCCGGCTGGGACCACGCCGACGAGGACATCTTCGCGGCCCGCTCCGAGACCGACGACGCCGCGCGGGCCGACCACGTGATCGCCGCGCAGCAGATCATCACCGACGAGCTGCCCTGGCTGCCGCTCGCCTACGAGCCGGTGACCCTCGTGCAGAACAACCGCATCTCGGGTGCGACCGCCTCGTTCGCGTACCTCTACGCGCCGTGGGCCGCGACGCTCGGCGGGGTGGAGTAGGCCCGATGTCGGTCGGTCTCTACCTGTTGCGACGCGTGGGCGGGCTCCTGCTCGTGCTGCTCGTGACCTCGTTCCTCGTCTTCGGACTGCTGTACCTCGCGCCCGGCAGCCCGCTCGCGTTCATCCTCGGGCCGCGCGGCGGCACTCCCGAGCAGATCGCGGCGGTCACCGAGCAGTACCACCTGAACGACCCGTTCTTCGTGCGGTACGCGGCCTGGCTCGGCGACATCCTGCACGGCGACCTCGGCTACTCGATCGTCTACCGGCAGGAGGTCTCGACCCTGATCTCGGGCCGTGTGCCGACGACGCTCGTGCTCGTGTCGATGGCCGCGCTCATCATCGCGGTCGTCGGAATCCTTGCCGGCACGTACGCCGCGCTCCGGCGCGGCTGGGGCGACCAGCTCACGTCGACCCTCGCTGCGATCGGGCTCTCGACGCCCTCGTTCGTCATCGGCGTGGCGCTGATCAGCGTCTTCGCAGTGACGCTCGGCTGGTTCCCGACCTTCGGGTCGGGGACCGGCGGGGTCGACACGCTCTACCACCTGACGCTGCCGGCGATCGCGCTATCGGTCGCGAGCGCCGCCTATCTCGCACGGATCACGCGGGCGGCGGTGCTCGAGGAGAGCGGGCGCGAGCACGTGCAGACGGCGACCGTGCGCGGGCTCTCGCCGCAGCACATCGTGCGGCACCACGTGCTGCGCAACTCGCTCGTGCCCATCGTCACGGTGCTCGGCCTCACCGTCGCGACGCTCATCGCGGGCGCCGTCGTCGTCGAGAACGTCTTCGCGCTCGACGGTCTCGGGTCGCTGCTCGTGCGGGCGATCCTGCAGCAGGACTTCGCGGTCGTGCAGGCGGTGATCCTCGTGCTCGTCGTCGCGTTCGTCGTCGTCAACGCGATCGTCGACTTCCTCTACACGTTCATCGATCCGCGCATCGCGCTCGGGAGCCGGCAATGACCACCCCAACCACCACGAGCCTCGCCGTCGCGCGGGTGCGCGACCGGCGACGGTCGGGCCTCGTCGCCGCGACCCGCGACCGGCTCGGCGTCCTCGGCGGCACGGCCGCCGTCATCCTGTTCGTCATCATGCTCGCGGCCGCGCTCGCCCCGGTGATCGCGCCGTACGACCCCGACTTCCCCGACCTGCTCGCGGCGCTCTCGGGGCCGTCGCCGGCGCACCTGCTCGGCACCGACGCCCTCGGGCGCGACATCCTCTCGCGGCTCATCTGGGGCTCCCGGATCACGCTCGCCGGCCCCGGCCTCGTGATCCTCATCGCGACCGTCGTCGGCACCCTGCTGGCGTTGCTCGCGGCATGGCGCGGCGGACGCACCGACACGGGCATCACGTGGCTCCTCGACGTGCTCTTCGCGGTGCCCGGGATCGTGTTCGGGCTCATCGCGGTCGCCATCTGGGGCCCCGGCCTCGGCACCGTCGTCGCGGGCCTCTCGATCGCGTACATCCCGTACGTCGCGCGGGTCGTGCGCGGCGCGGCGCTCCGCGAACGCAACATGCCGTACGTCTCGGCGGCGTGGCTGCAGGGACAGTCGGGCACGGGCATCACGTTCACCCAGATCCTGCCGAACGTGCAGCCCATCGTGGTCGCGCAGGCGGTGTCGTCGCTCGGGTTCGCCGTCATCGACCTCGCCGCCGTGTCGTTCCTCGGGCTCGGCGTGCAGCCGCCGACCGCCGACCTCGGCCTCATGGTCAAGAGCGGGTTCGACTCGGTGCTGCGCGGCCACCCGATCGAGGCGATCGCGGCCGGCACCCTCATCGTCCTCATCGTCTGGTGCGTCACCGTCATCGGCGACCGCCTCACCTCCAGCGCAAGGAGCCTCCGATGACCTCACCACTGCTTCGGCTCGACGACGTGCGGGCGACGCTCCGCCTCAAGGCCGGGGAGCAGACCCTGCTGAACGGCGTCTCGTTCGAGATCGGCGAAGGCGAGGCCCTCGGGCTCGTCGGCGAGTCGGGATCGGGCAAGTCGCTCACCACGCGTGCGATCACGCGGATGCTGGGCCCGGAGTTCACCGTCAGCGGCGGGATCGGCTTCAACGGGGCATCCGTGCTCGACATGAACGCCGCCGCGCTGCGCAGGTACCGGCAGCGCGACGTGGGCATGATCTTCCAGGATCCCCGCGCCCACGTGAACCCCGTGCATCGGGTCGGCGACTTCCTCACCGAGGCGCTCGTGCTCGACCGCGGCGTCGACCGCCGCGAGGCCGAGCGGCGCGCGGTCGTGCTGCTCGACGAGGTCGGCGTGCGCAACCCCGAGCACCGGTTGCGGCAGTACCCGCACGAGCTCTCGGGCGGACTGCTGCAGCGGGTGATGATCGCGAGCGTGCTGCTCGCGGAACCCCGCCTCATCCTCGCCGACGAGCCGACCACGGCCCTCGACGTCACCGCGCAGTCCGACGTCATGGCCATCCTCGACGAGCAGCGCCGCGCCCGCGGGCTCTCGTTGCTGTTCATCACGCACGACCTCGAGCTCGCGGCGGCGTGCTGCGACCGGCTCGCCGTCATGTACGCGGGCGAGATCGTCGAGCAGGGCGCCCACGTGTACGACGCGCCGACCCATCCCTACACGATCGAGCTGCTCGGCGCGCGGCCGAGCATCGAGGAGCGGGTCGACCGGCTCCCGGTGCTGCGCTACGACCGTCAGACCCACGAACTCCTGAAGGCGGAGGCATGACCGACCGAACCGAACCCATCGTCGTCGCGAACCGGTTGCGCAAGGTGTACCCGGGCCGGGCGAAGGACGAACCGATCGTCGCCGTCGACGAGGTGTCGTTCGAGTTGTACCCGAACGAGTGCCTCGCCATCGTCGGCGAGTCGGGCTCGGGCAAGACGACCGTCGCACGCATGCTCGTCGGGCTCGAGAAGCTCACGGCCGGCGAGCTCTCGGTGCGCGGCGAGTCGCGCGCCGGGGGAGTGAAACGGCTCGCCGACCGTCGCCGCTGGGCGCGCGAGGTGCAGTACGTGTTCCAGGACCCGTACTCGTCGCTCAACGGGCGGCAGCGGGTCGGCGACATCATCGAGACGAGCGTCGCGCTGCACACCGCGGGTCGCGCCGGCCGCCGGGGCCCGGCACGCACCGCGGCGCTCGAGATCCTCGAGAGCGTGGGGCTCGGCGAGCAGTTCGCGTCGAAGTACCCGTATCAGCTCTCGGGCGGGCAGCGGCAGCGCGTGGCGATCGCCCGCGCGCTCGCCGCGGATCCCGCGGTCATCGTGCTCGACGAGGCGGTCGCCGCGCTCGACGTGTCGATCCAGGCGCAGATCCTCAACCTCCTGGCCGACATCCGGGCCGAGCGCGAGATCAGCTACCTCTTCATCTCGCACGACCTCGCCGTCGTCAACCAGATCTCCGACCGGATGATCGTGATGGAGCACGGGCTCGTGGTCGACTCGGGCGACACGGCGGCGCTGCTCGCCGACCCCTTGCACCCGTACACCCGCTCGCTGCGAGCCGCCGTGCCGCGGCCCGGCTGGCGGCCGGTGCGGCGCGAACGGCTGGCGTCGTAACAGGCGCGGGCAGCAGGCGACACGCGGCCGGCCGGATGCTGGACAAGTCCGGCCGGCTGCGGTGTCATTGAAGGACAGCGCGGATCGGTTCCGCTCGCATCCGCCGGGTACGCATTGGCTGGGGGTGCGTCGGGTGCAGTCGTCGAAGCCGCGCAACAGGCGCAACCGTGATTTCGTCGAGACGCGCACGCCGCTCGGGGTGCTCGGCGGCCTCGTCGGCTTCGTCGCCGCGAGCGCCGCGGTCGCCGCACTCGTGGTCGTCGCCGCGACCCCCGCGATCGCGATGGTCGGCCTGGCCGCGAGCGGCACGATCGGCATGTTCGACAGCCTGCCGAGCTACCTGCAGATCGGCGAGCTGAGCGAGAAGAGCAACATCTACGTCGTCCGCGACGGCAAGCCGAGCCTGATGGCGTCGTTCTACGACCAGAACCGGGTCGAGGTCGGCTGGACCGCGATCGACCAGGACGTGAAGGATGCGACGGTCGCGAGCGAGGACCCCAGGTTCTACGACCACGGCGGCATCGACCTGCAGGGCACGCTCCGCGCAGCGGTCACGACCGCGAGCGGGCGCGAGACCCAGGGCGGCTCGTCGATCGCCCAGCAGTACGTCAAGAACGTGCGCGTGCAGCAGTGCGAGGTCGAGACCGGCACGACCCAGGTCGATGAGGCCGAGGCCGCAGCCGAGGCCGCCGGCACCACGTTCGGCCAGGCCGAGCGCGACGAGGTCGTCGCGAAGGTGAAGTCGGACTGCTATGACGCGGTCACCGCGACGACGATCGATCGCAAGGTCAAGGAGATGCGGCTCGCGATCGGCGTCGAGAAGCGGTACAGCAAAGACGAGATCCTGCTCGGCTATCTCAACATCGCGGGTTTCGGCGGCACCGTGTACGGCATCGAGGCGGCAGCGAACTACTACTTCGGCACACCCGCGTCGCAGCTGAGCCTTCCGCAGGCGGCGTCGCTCGTCGCGATCGTGAACAACCCCGAGAAGTTCCGGCTCGACCGGCCGTCGAGCGAGACGAACGGCGCCGCGAACGGCTACGCGGCGAACCACACCCGCCGCGACTACATCCTGAAGCGCATGCTGTCGCTCGGCAAGATCACCCGCGACCGCTACGACGAGGCGATCGCGACGCCCGTGGAGCCGAAGATCACCGAACCGAGCACGGGCTGTCAGACCGCGTCGACGGGTGCGTACTTCTGCGACTACGTGAAGAACATCCTGCAGACCGACCCGACGTTCGGCGACGACGCCGAGACGCGCATGCTCAACTTCCGCCGCGGCGGGTACGACGTGTACACGACCCTCGACGTCGACCTGCAGGGAGCCGCCGTGCGGGCGATCGCCGAGAACGTGCCGATGACCTACCCCGGCTGGGACCTCGGCGGCGTGATCGTGAGCGTCGAGGTGGGCACGGGGCGTGTGCTCGCGATGGCGCAGAACAAGCACTACAGCCAGGACCCGGCGGTGCTCGCGTCCGGTCCCGAGTACACGAGCATCAACTACAACACCGATTTCGACCAGGGCGGTTCGAGCGGCTTCCAGCCCGGATCGACCTACAAGGTGTTCACGCTCGCGCGCTGGTTGCAGGAGGGCCATGGCCTGAGCGAGCGCGTCGACTCGAGACCGAGGTCGAACTGGGGCGTCTTCCACGACAGTTGTCTCGGCGACTACGACGTATCGGGCGAGGGCTGGAACCCGAAGAACGACGAGGGCGAGTCCGGCGGCGGCTACACCGCGCTGCAGTCGACCATCAACTCGATCAACACGGGCTACCTCGGCATGGCGAAGGAGCTCGACCTCTGCGGCATCCGCAAGGCCGCCGAGGCGTTCGGGATGCACCGGGCCGACGGCAACCCGCTGCAGGAGAGCCCGTCGACGGTGATCGGAACGAACGAGATCGCCCCGCTGAGCCTCGCGGTCGCCTTCGCGGGCATCGCGGACAACGGCCTGACCTGCACGCCCATCGCGATCGACCGCATCGTCGGCCGCGACGGCAAGGACGTGCCGCCGCCGAAGAGCACCTGCACGCAGGCGGTGGCGCCCGAGATCGCCGCGGGGATGCACTACGCGCTGAGCAGGGTCATGACCGACGGCACCGCCCAGCTGTCGAACGCGAACACGGTTCCGCACGTTCCGCTCATCGGCAAGACGGGCACGACCGACGGCGCGAAGGACACCTGGATGGCTGGCGCGAGCACGAAGGTCGCGACGGTCGCCGCCGTCGTGAGCGTGAACGGCGACGCCAACCAGCGCGGCATCTGGTTCGAGAGCGGGCGTGCTGCGGAAGCACGGCATCGGATGTGGCCGATGGTGATGTCGGTCGCCGCCGCGAAGTACGGGGGCGGCGAGTTCACGCAGCTCGGGCCCGGCCCCGTCGTCGAGCCGCCGCCCGGCGTTCGGAACGACTCGAACGGTTCCGACGACGTCGGTGACTCCGGCGGCACGGGCGACTCCGGCGGCCCAGGCGACTCCGGCGGCCCAGGCAACTCCGGCGGAAACGGCGGCGGACCGGGCAACGGCAACGGCAATGGCAACGGCAATGGCGGCGACGACACCGGCTGACCGGTGAGCACCGCCTGCCGCTCAGAAGTCGAGCGTGTCGCCCGGCTCGAGCGGCACGAACTCGCCGCCGTGCTGTTCGGTCGCCCACCCGAGCCGCACGTTCGACAGCGCCTTGCCCGCCCGCGAGAGCAGCATCTCGTGCGTCGGGAACGCGCGCCGGGGCGCGACGGCCTCGACGTAGTCCATCGCCTCCGAGATCTTCATCCACGGGGCGCCGGCCGGTGCGGCGAGCACGTCGACCGCGACCCCCTCGGGCACGGCGAACGAGTCGCCGGCGTAGTAGAGCGCCTCGTTCACGAGCACGCCGATGTTGTCGATCACGGGGATCGACCGGTGGATGACGGCGTGCTCGCCGCCGAAGAACCGCAGCCGGAACGGGCCGACCTCGACCTCGTCGCCCGCAGCCACGACCTCGACGGGATACCCCTCGGCGCGCGCCGCGACCCCCGCAGGACCGAAGATGCGCACCTCGGGATTCATGCCGACGATGCGGTCGAGCTGGTCGGGCGACCAGTGGTCGTCATGCTCGTGCGTGATGACCACGGCCACCGCCCCCGCCGACTCGGTGACGGGCGTCGTGAAGACGCCGGGATCGATGTACAGCTTGTCGCCCGAGTCCTCGACGACGAGGGCGGCGTGCTCGAGTTTCGTGAGGCGCATGCTCCGAGCCAACACCCGCGCGACAGGG
Coding sequences within it:
- a CDS encoding FadR/GntR family transcriptional regulator, translating into MKPIQRRSIVDSVVDRLQSEIASGSWPVGTRIPTEAELTESFGVSRPSVREAVRSVAQLGLLETRQGDGTYVIASDATEVALRRALVVADAREVLAVRRALDVLAAREAALHRDDVDIAALREELQRRRTAIDRNDVDAFADHDVAFHVGVAAASHNRLLVGIYASFDASLKHSVAQNSCLSNNADPSTVDLHEQLLHAIEAADPEAATSAALGVLDQTERSLDG
- a CDS encoding amidohydrolase family protein, with the translated sequence MTDATATTAETVDDHHTATGVVAAPALVDAHIHPDKSSWGGPWMSRRRAGSLPEFIANDLATQRGYTRSVEERAHALLSTALEQGTLAMRAHVDVSAELGTKNVEGVRAAAERLAPWLTVQIVAFPQFGLLTNPGTLEAMAAALQNGADLVGGIDPLGLEGDVDGHLDAVFGLGERAGRDLDIHLHDRGEPGLAQIREIAARTRAAGMQSRVTVSHAFALGDASAPTLRETLDAVAAAEVWITNCALGDDPVPDLDLLERHGVRLAAGSDGVRDSWTPFGSGSMLDRAHLLAYRTGAMTDAELERCYRICSTEGARLVGAADLVEASGPEHPTRLEFTGESIAQIVVDRPRPVRVIRDGLPLPGRN
- a CDS encoding ABC transporter substrate-binding protein, whose protein sequence is MFRRRITLTAAALAAASLALAGCTGQSTDQSDQATLSVDLDNLATTTEPGTAPVDEVKWNLPYEPMSLDPQFGYNYAENTATANLCESLLRMKADFSIEPGLASEVAQPDDTTVVYTIRDGVTFWDGTPLTVDDVVYSLDRQVGETATSYFSSYFQNVESVAATGPNQVTVKLTKPDVLFTQAMATAAGAIVQKAAAESQGEAFGTPDGGLQCTGPFSLEAWNSGKSIELAAYPDYWDGAPLVQKLSFSFIADESTAVNALRTGDVDGQYFYLPPAGLSQLANSDAVTTTYGDSLVFWTMMTTNFDGGLGDDRVRQALSLAIDREALTKVVFQGAGIPATTLAGPAYWGYEEEKFQQAWDGFSADPDIAKAKELVAEAGTVPPIVLAVQGSSAVHEQTANVIQAAGQAIGLDIQTKVIPVEQFGNLYFDPAAREGIDGFFTTQYGSFADPTDVYQMFASTDSHNYAGWDHADEDIFAARSETDDAARADHVIAAQQIITDELPWLPLAYEPVTLVQNNRISGATASFAYLYAPWAATLGGVE
- a CDS encoding ABC transporter permease gives rise to the protein MSVGLYLLRRVGGLLLVLLVTSFLVFGLLYLAPGSPLAFILGPRGGTPEQIAAVTEQYHLNDPFFVRYAAWLGDILHGDLGYSIVYRQEVSTLISGRVPTTLVLVSMAALIIAVVGILAGTYAALRRGWGDQLTSTLAAIGLSTPSFVIGVALISVFAVTLGWFPTFGSGTGGVDTLYHLTLPAIALSVASAAYLARITRAAVLEESGREHVQTATVRGLSPQHIVRHHVLRNSLVPIVTVLGLTVATLIAGAVVVENVFALDGLGSLLVRAILQQDFAVVQAVILVLVVAFVVVNAIVDFLYTFIDPRIALGSRQ
- a CDS encoding ABC transporter permease → MTTPTTTSLAVARVRDRRRSGLVAATRDRLGVLGGTAAVILFVIMLAAALAPVIAPYDPDFPDLLAALSGPSPAHLLGTDALGRDILSRLIWGSRITLAGPGLVILIATVVGTLLALLAAWRGGRTDTGITWLLDVLFAVPGIVFGLIAVAIWGPGLGTVVAGLSIAYIPYVARVVRGAALRERNMPYVSAAWLQGQSGTGITFTQILPNVQPIVVAQAVSSLGFAVIDLAAVSFLGLGVQPPTADLGLMVKSGFDSVLRGHPIEAIAAGTLIVLIVWCVTVIGDRLTSSARSLR
- a CDS encoding ABC transporter ATP-binding protein, producing MTSPLLRLDDVRATLRLKAGEQTLLNGVSFEIGEGEALGLVGESGSGKSLTTRAITRMLGPEFTVSGGIGFNGASVLDMNAAALRRYRQRDVGMIFQDPRAHVNPVHRVGDFLTEALVLDRGVDRREAERRAVVLLDEVGVRNPEHRLRQYPHELSGGLLQRVMIASVLLAEPRLILADEPTTALDVTAQSDVMAILDEQRRARGLSLLFITHDLELAAACCDRLAVMYAGEIVEQGAHVYDAPTHPYTIELLGARPSIEERVDRLPVLRYDRQTHELLKAEA
- a CDS encoding ATP-binding cassette domain-containing protein, which translates into the protein MTDRTEPIVVANRLRKVYPGRAKDEPIVAVDEVSFELYPNECLAIVGESGSGKTTVARMLVGLEKLTAGELSVRGESRAGGVKRLADRRRWAREVQYVFQDPYSSLNGRQRVGDIIETSVALHTAGRAGRRGPARTAALEILESVGLGEQFASKYPYQLSGGQRQRVAIARALAADPAVIVLDEAVAALDVSIQAQILNLLADIRAEREISYLFISHDLAVVNQISDRMIVMEHGLVVDSGDTAALLADPLHPYTRSLRAAVPRPGWRPVRRERLAS
- a CDS encoding transglycosylase domain-containing protein, with the protein product MQSSKPRNRRNRDFVETRTPLGVLGGLVGFVAASAAVAALVVVAATPAIAMVGLAASGTIGMFDSLPSYLQIGELSEKSNIYVVRDGKPSLMASFYDQNRVEVGWTAIDQDVKDATVASEDPRFYDHGGIDLQGTLRAAVTTASGRETQGGSSIAQQYVKNVRVQQCEVETGTTQVDEAEAAAEAAGTTFGQAERDEVVAKVKSDCYDAVTATTIDRKVKEMRLAIGVEKRYSKDEILLGYLNIAGFGGTVYGIEAAANYYFGTPASQLSLPQAASLVAIVNNPEKFRLDRPSSETNGAANGYAANHTRRDYILKRMLSLGKITRDRYDEAIATPVEPKITEPSTGCQTASTGAYFCDYVKNILQTDPTFGDDAETRMLNFRRGGYDVYTTLDVDLQGAAVRAIAENVPMTYPGWDLGGVIVSVEVGTGRVLAMAQNKHYSQDPAVLASGPEYTSINYNTDFDQGGSSGFQPGSTYKVFTLARWLQEGHGLSERVDSRPRSNWGVFHDSCLGDYDVSGEGWNPKNDEGESGGGYTALQSTINSINTGYLGMAKELDLCGIRKAAEAFGMHRADGNPLQESPSTVIGTNEIAPLSLAVAFAGIADNGLTCTPIAIDRIVGRDGKDVPPPKSTCTQAVAPEIAAGMHYALSRVMTDGTAQLSNANTVPHVPLIGKTGTTDGAKDTWMAGASTKVATVAAVVSVNGDANQRGIWFESGRAAEARHRMWPMVMSVAAAKYGGGEFTQLGPGPVVEPPPGVRNDSNGSDDVGDSGGTGDSGGPGDSGGPGNSGGNGGGPGNGNGNGNGNGGDDTG
- a CDS encoding MBL fold metallo-hydrolase, whose product is MRLTKLEHAALVVEDSGDKLYIDPGVFTTPVTESAGAVAVVITHEHDDHWSPDQLDRIVGMNPEVRIFGPAGVAARAEGYPVEVVAAGDEVEVGPFRLRFFGGEHAVIHRSIPVIDNIGVLVNEALYYAGDSFAVPEGVAVDVLAAPAGAPWMKISEAMDYVEAVAPRRAFPTHEMLLSRAGKALSNVRLGWATEQHGGEFVPLEPGDTLDF